One genomic region from Pyxicephalus adspersus chromosome 1, UCB_Pads_2.0, whole genome shotgun sequence encodes:
- the GPR61 gene encoding LOW QUALITY PROTEIN: G-protein coupled receptor 61 (The sequence of the model RefSeq protein was modified relative to this genomic sequence to represent the inferred CDS: substituted 1 base at 1 genomic stop codon), which translates to MDTSIPSLTWNFSFNTSGRHITANPHYGTIFIMLFMDLVAVALNVTVMGVIMKTPSLRKFVLVFHLCVVDLLAALTLMPLATLSGTGGTSLYEEQGLGQMTCRVYLFLTVCLTSTGILSISAINIERXYYIVHPMRYQVKMTMGVVSWVLGGIWIKALLTSLIPVLGWKITVPEHCSLQGGGNSVFHAGFLLFYCSFCFLLPLTIIIVVYCSMFKVARVAALHQGPLPTWMDTSLQHRRSESLSSRSTMVTGSGVTRETPQQRVSFGGSGGGRKAAAVLAAVGGQFLLCWLPYFGFHLYAAICSPPPVPGSCLEWAVTWMGFLCFASNPIFYGCLNRQIREELGRLVGCFLKRSGSGEEELWLPSKEGSIEENFLQFLQGTGCSLETLVIQQTWNGSGPGFKAFAI; encoded by the coding sequence ATGGATACTTCAATTCCCTCTCTCACTTGGAACTTTTCTTTTAATACTTCAGGGAGACATATTACAGCAAATCCCCATTATGGCACAATCTTTATCATGCTTTTTATGGACCTAGTAGCAGTAGCTTTGAATGTCACTGTTATGGGGGTCATTATGAAGACTCCATCCCTCAGGAAGTTTGTTTTGGTCTTCCACTTATGTGTAGTGGATCTCTTGGCTGCACTTACACTTATGCCCTTGGCAACTTTGTCAGGAACTGGAGGTACTTCCCTGTATGAGGAGCAGGGACTTGGGCAAATGACATGCCGTGTCTACCTCTTCCTGACCGTTTGCCTAACCAGCACAGGTATTTTGTCGATTTCAGCCATCAATATTGAGAGATAATATTATATAGTTCACCCCATGAGGTATCAAGTCAAAATGACTATGGGAGTAGTTAGTTGGGTATTAGGTGGAATATGGATTAAGGCATTGCTGACATCACTAATTCCAGTTCTAGGATGGAAAATTACTGTTCCCGAACATTGCAGTCTGCAGGGAGGTGGCAACAGTGTCTTCCATGCAGGATTCCTTCTTTTTTACTGCTCATTTTGCTTCTTATTGCCTTTGACCATCATAATTGTTGTCTACTGCAGCATGTTTAAGGTGGCACGTGTGGCTGCCCTTCATCAGGGACCCCTTCCTACATGGATGGACACCTCACTTCAACATAGACGCTCAGAATCTCTCAGCAGTCGATCCACTATGGTGACAGGATCTGGAGTTACACGTGAAACTCCCCAGCAGCGGGTGTCTTTCGGTGGTTCAGGAGGTGGTAGAAAAGCTGCGGCTGTATTAGCTGCAGTTGGAGGTCAGTTTCTTTTGTGTTGGCTACCTTACTTTGGTTTTCATCTATATGCTGCAATATGTTCTCCTCCTCCAGTACCTGGATCATGCTTGGAATGGGCAGTTACATGGATGGGATTTCTTTGTTTTGCTTCTAATCCAATTTTTTATGGCTGCCTAAATCGTCAAATCCGTGAAGAGTTGGGGAGGTTGGTTGGTTGTTTTCTTAAGAGAAGTGGATCAGGAGAGGAGGAGCTTTGGCTTCCTAGCAAAGAAGGGTCTATTGAAGAAAATTTCCTTCAATTTTTGCAGGGAACAGGTTGCTCCTTAGAAAcactggtgatccagcaaacctggaatggatctggtccaggatttaaagcatttgccatcTGA